A region from the Cannabis sativa cultivar Pink pepper isolate KNU-18-1 chromosome 9, ASM2916894v1, whole genome shotgun sequence genome encodes:
- the LOC115722554 gene encoding alpha-mannosidase I MNS4 isoform X2, protein MEAPKTKFGVILFLFLFVVLYPNVFVLRTLADGVTPEEAKQLRDEVREMFYHAFDGYMENAFPLDELRPLSCGGEDTLGGYALTLNKTVSVFETTIRVLGGLLSAHLIASDYATGMKIPTYDNQLLNLAEDLGRRLLPAFDTPTGIPFGSVNLLHGVDEHESKITSTAGGGTLTLEFGVLSRLTNDPIFEQATRNAVRGLWARRSKLNLVGAHINVFTGDWTQKDAGIGTSIDSFYEYLLKAYLLFGDEEYLFIFQEAYAAAMHYLYNDPWYVEVNMDSAALVWPLFNSLQAFWPGLQVLAGDIGPAIRTHNAFFSVWKRYGFTPEGFNLATLSVQHGQKSYPLRPELIESTYWLYKATRDPRYLDAGRDMVASLQYSARCACGYCHISDVEFHKQEDHMESFFLAETIKYLWLLFDLAVGPDNLVENGPYKYVFSTEGHILPSTPQISLVHEHCSYFGAYCRSGNVNQEDHKSDIASNLQETNDSRSFGSWSDYGFPSESTSDSSPLSGFVKGICPGLTHGQKFGISYVMSADIQHTKPTNNRDREPTVSQSHSVNIPGENSNYLQSVNKQNHENVETLDEGRSSKNYSPEE, encoded by the exons ATGGAAGCTCCGAAAACCAAGTTTGGAGTCATCCTGTTCCTGTTCCTCTTTGTCGTTTTGTATCCTAACGTTTTCGTTTTGAGAACTCTTGCAGACGGCGTCACTCCGGAGGAAGCTAAACAGCTCAGAGATGAG GTGAGAGAAATGTTTTACCATGCTTTTGATGGATACATGGAGAATGCTTTTCCACTCGATGAATTAAGACCTCTATCATGTGGGGGTGAAGATACGCTTGGTGGTTATGCCTTAACTTTG AATAAGACAGTTTCTGTTTTTGAGACTACCATCCGTGTTCTTGGTGGCTTACTATCTGCACATCTTATAGCAAGTGACTATGCTACG GGGATGAAAATTCCGACCTATGACAATCAGTTGCTTAACTTAGCTGAAGACCTAGGACGGAGATTGTTACCTGCGTTCGACACTCCTACAG GGATTCCGTTTGGATCTGTCAATCTCTTGCATGGAGTTGATGAACATGAAAGCAAG ATAACATCAACAGCTGGTGGTGGGACTTTGACATTGGAATTTGGAGTGCTTAGTCGTTTGACAAATGATCCAA TTTTTGAGCAAGCTACCAGGAATGCAGTGCGTGGACTCTGGGCTCGCCGCTCAAAGCTTAATTTAGTGGGTGCTCATATTAATGTGTTTACAGGTGACTGGACGCAGAAG GATGCTGGAATTGGAACCAGTATTGACTCTTTCTATGAGTATCTTCTAAAG gcttatttattatttGGAGATGAAGAGTATTTGTTCATATTTCAAGAAGCTTATGCAGCGGCTATGCACTACCTTTACAATGATCCTTG GTATGTAGAGGTAAACATGGATTCTGCTGCTCTTGTCTGGCCATTGTTTAACAGTTTGCAGGCTTTCTGGCCTGGCCTTCAG GTTTTAGCCGGGGATATTGGCCCTGCCATTCGAACCCATAATGCCTTCTTTAGTGTCTGGAAAAGATATGGTTTCACCCCAGAGGGTTTCAATCTTGCTACACTCAGCGTTCag CACGGGCAAAAAAGTTATCCATTGCGTCCAGAGTTAATTGAGAGCACATACTGGCTCTACAAAGCTACCAGAGATCCCAG ATATCTTGATGCTGGACGCGACATGGTGGCTAGCTTGCAATACAGTGCAAGATGTGCTTGTGGATATTGTCATATATCTGATGTAGAGTTTCACAAGCAGGAAGACCACATGGAGAGCTTTTTCCTAGCCGAAACA ATTAAGTACCTCTGGCTTCTTTTTGATCTGGCTGTGGGTCCAGATAACCTTGTTGAAAATGGGCCATACAA GTATGTGTTTAGCACTGAAGGCCACATATTGCCATCAACCCCACAAATATCTCTTGTGCATGAACATTGTTCGTATTTTGGTGCGTATTGTAGAAGTGGCAACGTCAATCAGGAAGATCATAAATCAGATATTGCTAGCAATCTTCAAGAAACTAATGACAGTAGGTCATTTGGTAGCTGGTCTGATTATGGATTTCCATCAGAAAGCACTTCTGATTCATCTCCTTTATCTGGATTTGTCAAG GGAATTTGCCCTGGACTAACTCATGGGCAGAAATTTGGAATATCATATGTCATGTCAGCAGATATACAACATACTAAGCCTACAAATAATAGAGATAGAGAACCAACGGTTTCTCAAAGTCATTCAGTTAATATTCCTGGcgaaaattctaattatttacaGTCAGTAAACAAGCAAAATCATGAAAATGTTGAGACATTGGATGAGGGGAGAAGTTCTAAGAATTATTCCCCCGAAGAATGA
- the LOC115722554 gene encoding alpha-mannosidase I MNS4 isoform X1 encodes MEAPKTKFGVILFLFLFVVLYPNVFVLRTLADGVTPEEAKQLRDEVREMFYHAFDGYMENAFPLDELRPLSCGGEDTLGGYALTLIDSLDTLALLGDRDRFSTSVEWIGKNLRFDINKTVSVFETTIRVLGGLLSAHLIASDYATGMKIPTYDNQLLNLAEDLGRRLLPAFDTPTGIPFGSVNLLHGVDEHESKITSTAGGGTLTLEFGVLSRLTNDPIFEQATRNAVRGLWARRSKLNLVGAHINVFTGDWTQKDAGIGTSIDSFYEYLLKAYLLFGDEEYLFIFQEAYAAAMHYLYNDPWYVEVNMDSAALVWPLFNSLQAFWPGLQVLAGDIGPAIRTHNAFFSVWKRYGFTPEGFNLATLSVQHGQKSYPLRPELIESTYWLYKATRDPRYLDAGRDMVASLQYSARCACGYCHISDVEFHKQEDHMESFFLAETIKYLWLLFDLAVGPDNLVENGPYKYVFSTEGHILPSTPQISLVHEHCSYFGAYCRSGNVNQEDHKSDIASNLQETNDSRSFGSWSDYGFPSESTSDSSPLSGFVKGICPGLTHGQKFGISYVMSADIQHTKPTNNRDREPTVSQSHSVNIPGENSNYLQSVNKQNHENVETLDEGRSSKNYSPEE; translated from the exons ATGGAAGCTCCGAAAACCAAGTTTGGAGTCATCCTGTTCCTGTTCCTCTTTGTCGTTTTGTATCCTAACGTTTTCGTTTTGAGAACTCTTGCAGACGGCGTCACTCCGGAGGAAGCTAAACAGCTCAGAGATGAG GTGAGAGAAATGTTTTACCATGCTTTTGATGGATACATGGAGAATGCTTTTCCACTCGATGAATTAAGACCTCTATCATGTGGGGGTGAAGATACGCTTGGTGGTTATGCCTTAACTTTG ATTGACTCTTTAGACACACTGGCTTTACTTGGTGATCGAGATCGGTTTTCCACATCTGTTGAATGGATTGGTAAAAATCTTCGGTTTGATATA AATAAGACAGTTTCTGTTTTTGAGACTACCATCCGTGTTCTTGGTGGCTTACTATCTGCACATCTTATAGCAAGTGACTATGCTACG GGGATGAAAATTCCGACCTATGACAATCAGTTGCTTAACTTAGCTGAAGACCTAGGACGGAGATTGTTACCTGCGTTCGACACTCCTACAG GGATTCCGTTTGGATCTGTCAATCTCTTGCATGGAGTTGATGAACATGAAAGCAAG ATAACATCAACAGCTGGTGGTGGGACTTTGACATTGGAATTTGGAGTGCTTAGTCGTTTGACAAATGATCCAA TTTTTGAGCAAGCTACCAGGAATGCAGTGCGTGGACTCTGGGCTCGCCGCTCAAAGCTTAATTTAGTGGGTGCTCATATTAATGTGTTTACAGGTGACTGGACGCAGAAG GATGCTGGAATTGGAACCAGTATTGACTCTTTCTATGAGTATCTTCTAAAG gcttatttattatttGGAGATGAAGAGTATTTGTTCATATTTCAAGAAGCTTATGCAGCGGCTATGCACTACCTTTACAATGATCCTTG GTATGTAGAGGTAAACATGGATTCTGCTGCTCTTGTCTGGCCATTGTTTAACAGTTTGCAGGCTTTCTGGCCTGGCCTTCAG GTTTTAGCCGGGGATATTGGCCCTGCCATTCGAACCCATAATGCCTTCTTTAGTGTCTGGAAAAGATATGGTTTCACCCCAGAGGGTTTCAATCTTGCTACACTCAGCGTTCag CACGGGCAAAAAAGTTATCCATTGCGTCCAGAGTTAATTGAGAGCACATACTGGCTCTACAAAGCTACCAGAGATCCCAG ATATCTTGATGCTGGACGCGACATGGTGGCTAGCTTGCAATACAGTGCAAGATGTGCTTGTGGATATTGTCATATATCTGATGTAGAGTTTCACAAGCAGGAAGACCACATGGAGAGCTTTTTCCTAGCCGAAACA ATTAAGTACCTCTGGCTTCTTTTTGATCTGGCTGTGGGTCCAGATAACCTTGTTGAAAATGGGCCATACAA GTATGTGTTTAGCACTGAAGGCCACATATTGCCATCAACCCCACAAATATCTCTTGTGCATGAACATTGTTCGTATTTTGGTGCGTATTGTAGAAGTGGCAACGTCAATCAGGAAGATCATAAATCAGATATTGCTAGCAATCTTCAAGAAACTAATGACAGTAGGTCATTTGGTAGCTGGTCTGATTATGGATTTCCATCAGAAAGCACTTCTGATTCATCTCCTTTATCTGGATTTGTCAAG GGAATTTGCCCTGGACTAACTCATGGGCAGAAATTTGGAATATCATATGTCATGTCAGCAGATATACAACATACTAAGCCTACAAATAATAGAGATAGAGAACCAACGGTTTCTCAAAGTCATTCAGTTAATATTCCTGGcgaaaattctaattatttacaGTCAGTAAACAAGCAAAATCATGAAAATGTTGAGACATTGGATGAGGGGAGAAGTTCTAAGAATTATTCCCCCGAAGAATGA